One stretch of Amycolatopsis sp. NBC_00345 DNA includes these proteins:
- a CDS encoding anhydro-N-acetylmuramic acid kinase gives MTTHTGHGFRVLGLLSGTSVDGIDVAVADLRADGDTVVLTPLGELDVPYAEELRDGLLGALPPRPSSAEQLTVLDTLVGQAFAEAARLGIERYGPVDVIASLGQTVYHWVSGGVALGTLQLGQPAWIAERTGVPVIADLRIRDITAGGQGAPLASTLDALWLRGLAEETGRPVAALNLGGIANITVVGSKTGTADTAGTAVLAYDTGPANALLDLAAARVTAGAQHADFDGALALAGTVRPDLLDRLLADPYFAAAPPKSTGKEHFHSGYLDTALDGLPPLSAEDLLATLTELTAVTVAAECRRHGAATVVASGGGIANPAVMAALARRLPGVALRTSDDLGLPGAGKEAYLTTLLGWLSWCGVPATLPSATGARGPRLLGALTPGAGPLNLPAPLGGTVTRLRVAEVGARR, from the coding sequence ATGACTACGCACACCGGACACGGATTCCGGGTTCTCGGGCTGCTGTCCGGGACCTCGGTCGACGGCATCGACGTCGCCGTGGCGGACCTGCGTGCCGACGGGGACACCGTGGTCCTCACCCCGCTCGGCGAACTCGACGTGCCCTACGCCGAGGAGCTGCGCGACGGCCTGCTCGGCGCCCTGCCGCCCCGGCCCAGCAGCGCCGAGCAGCTGACCGTCCTCGACACGCTGGTCGGGCAGGCCTTCGCCGAAGCCGCCCGCCTGGGCATCGAGCGCTACGGGCCGGTGGACGTCATCGCCTCGCTCGGCCAGACCGTCTACCACTGGGTTTCCGGCGGCGTCGCCCTCGGCACGCTGCAGCTGGGCCAGCCCGCGTGGATCGCGGAGCGGACGGGCGTGCCGGTGATCGCCGACCTGCGCATCCGCGACATCACCGCGGGCGGGCAGGGCGCTCCCCTGGCGAGCACGCTCGACGCGCTGTGGCTGCGCGGCCTCGCCGAAGAGACCGGGCGCCCGGTGGCCGCGCTGAACCTCGGCGGGATCGCGAACATCACCGTCGTCGGCAGCAAGACCGGCACAGCCGACACTGCCGGCACCGCCGTGCTCGCCTACGACACCGGCCCGGCCAACGCGCTGCTCGATCTGGCCGCAGCCCGCGTCACCGCCGGGGCGCAGCACGCGGACTTCGACGGCGCCCTCGCCCTCGCCGGCACCGTGCGCCCGGACCTGCTCGACCGGCTGCTCGCCGACCCGTACTTCGCCGCCGCACCACCGAAATCCACCGGCAAGGAGCACTTCCACAGCGGTTACCTCGACACCGCGCTCGACGGTCTGCCGCCGCTGTCCGCCGAAGACCTGCTCGCCACCCTCACCGAGCTGACGGCCGTCACCGTGGCCGCGGAGTGCCGCCGGCACGGCGCCGCCACGGTCGTCGCGTCCGGCGGCGGGATCGCGAACCCCGCGGTGATGGCGGCGCTGGCACGGCGGCTGCCCGGCGTCGCGCTGCGGACCAGCGACGACCTCGGCCTGCCCGGCGCGGGCAAGGAGGCGTACCTGACCACGCTGCTCGGCTGGCTGAGCTGGTGCGGCGTCCCGGCCACGCTGCCGTCCGCCACCGGCGCGCGCGGGCCGCGGCTGCTCGGCGCGCTGACGCCCGGCGCCGGCCCCTTGAACCTTCCGGCCCCACTGGGGGGCACTGTGACCCGGTTACGGGTCGCGGAAGTTGGCGCACGACGGTAG
- the ftsY gene encoding signal recognition particle-docking protein FtsY, with protein sequence MSSTWFWIVVVAVVVLVAVLVSGLLIARRRRISLDKAREVAAKPKRGSYTASGGIALAPGGEAAVSPVEPAEHPVDDRPEVDGQPAVGDDAAVPRDSGQRTVRDVKLPEPDVSDTDEVTAAAEIEEIDPATGRLERLRGRLSKSRSVFGQSLLGLLGAGDLDEDSWQEVEDTLLVADLGAATTDQIVQRLRDELSRKAVRSSAEARAVLHEVLTAALSTDGHRAVRALPHQVDGQKQPAVVLVAGVNGTGKTTTTGKLARVLVAQGSTVVLGAADTFRAAAAEQLQTWGERVGATVVRGKEGADPAAVAFDAVKRGIEDGVDAVLVDTAGRLHTKTGLMDELGKVKRVVEKQAKVDEVLLVLDATTGQNGLAQARVFAEVVDVTGIVLTKLDGTAKGGIVFQVQRELGVPVKLVGLGEGPDDLAPFEPGAFVDALLG encoded by the coding sequence GTGTCTAGTACCTGGTTCTGGATCGTTGTCGTCGCCGTCGTCGTCCTGGTCGCCGTGCTGGTGTCCGGGCTGCTCATCGCCCGTCGGCGGCGGATCAGCCTGGACAAGGCCCGCGAGGTCGCGGCGAAGCCGAAGCGCGGCAGCTACACCGCGTCGGGCGGCATCGCGCTGGCCCCTGGCGGCGAAGCGGCAGTGTCCCCCGTAGAACCCGCCGAGCATCCCGTGGACGACCGGCCGGAGGTCGACGGGCAGCCCGCGGTGGGCGACGACGCCGCGGTGCCGCGCGACTCCGGCCAGCGCACGGTGCGCGACGTCAAGCTGCCCGAGCCGGACGTGTCCGACACCGACGAGGTCACGGCCGCCGCGGAGATCGAGGAGATCGACCCCGCCACCGGGCGGCTGGAGCGGCTGCGCGGGCGGCTGTCGAAGTCGCGCTCGGTGTTCGGGCAGAGCCTGCTGGGCCTGCTCGGCGCGGGTGACCTCGACGAGGACTCCTGGCAGGAGGTCGAGGACACGCTGCTGGTCGCCGACCTCGGCGCGGCCACGACCGACCAGATCGTGCAGCGCCTGCGCGACGAGCTGAGCCGCAAGGCCGTGCGCTCGTCCGCCGAGGCGCGCGCGGTGCTGCACGAGGTGCTGACCGCCGCCCTGTCGACCGACGGCCACCGCGCCGTCCGTGCCCTGCCGCACCAGGTGGACGGGCAGAAGCAGCCCGCCGTGGTGCTCGTCGCGGGGGTGAACGGCACCGGCAAGACCACCACCACCGGCAAGCTCGCGCGGGTGCTCGTGGCGCAGGGCAGCACGGTGGTGCTCGGCGCGGCGGACACCTTCCGCGCCGCCGCCGCCGAGCAGCTGCAGACCTGGGGCGAGCGCGTGGGCGCGACAGTCGTGCGCGGCAAGGAAGGCGCGGACCCGGCGGCGGTCGCGTTCGACGCCGTCAAGCGCGGCATCGAGGACGGCGTGGACGCGGTGCTGGTGGACACCGCCGGCCGGCTGCACACCAAGACCGGGCTGATGGACGAGCTCGGCAAGGTCAAGCGAGTCGTCGAGAAGCAGGCGAAGGTCGACGAGGTGCTGCTGGTCCTCGACGCCACCACCGGCCAGAACGGCCTCGCGCAGGCGCGGGTGTTCGCCGAGGTCGTCGACGTCACCGGCATCGTGCTGACCAAGCTCGACGGCACCGCGAAGGGCGGCATCGTCTTCCAGGTCCAGCGCGAGCTGGGCGTGCCGGTCAAGCTCGTCGGCCTCGGCGAGGGCCCGGACGACCTGGCCCCGTTCGAGCCGGGCGCCTTCGTGGACGCACTGCTGGGCTGA
- a CDS encoding sodium:solute symporter: MNPVDLVIVIVYLAAMPIIGVLVGRRQKSANDYFVGERSMPWWAVTLSVVATETSTLTVISTPGLVFGSAFLFLEVAFGYILGRLVAAFVLLPRYFRGNYVSAYEFLGRRFGRGLQGTASVTFVVTRLLAEGLRLFAGAIPIKAILDHYGIHTAYWHIVVLLTALTLIYAFVGGIKSVIWVDVIQWSLYILGAIGAVIFLSTKLPDGWTSIASGQGRFQLTDFASNIITSPYAFIGAVVGGAFLSMASHGADQLIVGRLLSTKSLRDGQRALIGSSIVVFIQFALFLVVGAMLWVYTGGKTGATATAVAAGKMSGDDVFSNFIVNDLPVGLAGLLIAGILASTMGALASALNALSTSTIADLYQRFTKRTVEDSKLLRHGRMWTLIWAVVFAIFASLFTNSKDPVIQQGLGIVGYTYGALLGAFFLGLVVKKARQSDAVVAFACSVVGMAFLILFVKFDKTTTAVHIQFGAATKTLVPLATYWYTFVGVLISMIVGGLLALRHRGEDPKVAEVAAEPADSAS, translated from the coding sequence ATGAACCCAGTCGATCTGGTGATCGTCATCGTGTACCTGGCGGCGATGCCGATCATCGGCGTGCTGGTCGGGCGCAGACAGAAGTCCGCGAACGACTACTTCGTCGGTGAGCGCAGCATGCCCTGGTGGGCGGTGACGCTCTCGGTGGTGGCCACCGAGACGTCCACGCTCACCGTCATCTCCACGCCCGGCCTGGTCTTCGGCAGCGCGTTCCTGTTCCTGGAGGTGGCCTTCGGCTACATCCTGGGCCGCCTCGTCGCGGCGTTCGTGCTGCTGCCCCGCTACTTCCGGGGCAACTACGTCAGCGCGTACGAGTTCCTGGGCCGCCGCTTCGGGCGCGGGCTGCAGGGCACGGCGTCGGTGACGTTCGTGGTGACCCGGCTGCTGGCCGAGGGCCTGCGGCTGTTCGCGGGGGCCATCCCGATCAAGGCGATCCTCGACCACTACGGCATCCACACCGCCTACTGGCACATCGTGGTGCTGCTGACCGCGCTGACCCTGATCTACGCGTTCGTCGGCGGCATCAAGTCGGTGATCTGGGTCGACGTGATCCAGTGGTCGCTCTACATCCTCGGCGCGATCGGCGCGGTCATCTTCCTGTCCACGAAGCTGCCGGACGGCTGGACCTCGATCGCCTCGGGCCAGGGCCGCTTCCAGCTCACCGACTTCGCGTCGAACATCATCACCAGCCCCTACGCGTTCATCGGCGCCGTGGTCGGCGGCGCCTTCCTGTCGATGGCGTCGCACGGCGCGGACCAGCTGATCGTCGGGCGGCTGCTGTCGACCAAGAGCCTGCGCGACGGGCAGCGCGCGCTGATCGGCTCGTCGATCGTGGTGTTCATCCAGTTCGCGCTGTTCCTGGTGGTGGGCGCGATGCTGTGGGTGTACACGGGCGGGAAGACGGGCGCGACCGCCACCGCCGTCGCGGCCGGGAAGATGTCCGGCGACGACGTGTTCTCCAACTTCATCGTCAACGACCTGCCGGTGGGGCTGGCCGGGCTGCTGATCGCGGGCATCCTCGCGTCCACCATGGGCGCGCTGGCCTCGGCGCTGAACGCGCTGTCCACCTCGACCATCGCCGACCTCTACCAGCGCTTCACCAAGCGCACGGTGGAGGACTCGAAGCTGCTACGCCACGGTCGCATGTGGACACTCATCTGGGCCGTGGTGTTCGCGATCTTCGCCTCGCTGTTCACCAACTCGAAGGACCCGGTGATCCAGCAGGGCCTCGGCATCGTCGGCTACACCTACGGCGCGCTGCTCGGCGCGTTTTTCCTCGGCCTGGTGGTCAAGAAGGCGCGGCAGTCCGACGCGGTGGTCGCGTTCGCCTGCTCGGTGGTCGGCATGGCGTTCCTGATCCTGTTCGTCAAGTTCGACAAGACCACGACGGCGGTGCACATCCAGTTCGGCGCGGCGACGAAGACGCTCGTGCCGCTCGCCACCTACTGGTACACCTTCGTCGGCGTGCTGATCTCGATGATCGTCGGCGGGCTGCTCGCGCTGCGGCACCGGGGCGAGGACCCGAAGGTCGCGGAAGTGGCGGCCGAGCCCGCGGATTCGGCCAGCTGA